The DNA segment AAAGGCCGATGCCGATATTATCGGTCAAAAGTTAACTGAAAATAGTGGGGTCAACATATTCATTGaatagttttggttggatttggtaaatttttggtcataaggtggcatactctaaagcaattattcgtgcaaagttttgtcccgttatattaattgcttcttgatgtatgtacatacatatgtgctggAAAGTAagagaatcaaatggaatttaaaattgtgctatgtgAGAAGTAAGTATGGTTGTACtctgatttcgcccattttcggtGACGGTGACATAGGAATGTGAAAAGAATACCAGGGactaaatttagtcaaaattGGTCAGGCGGGTACCGAGGTATGTGATTTCACTCGAAAGTGATGGCCACggccatcgtccaatttttactcCGGCTCCTATAAACCCCTCTCATATTATCTCGGATGCAAAATTTTTAGTCTCTGGCATATTTGGTGATtgatcgcacttttagtagtttagttaacagtaccgttgtatgggaaattttgtgaagatatctcatctcGTTTCATATTAGAACTTCTTACGGAGAAAAAGACGGGTGAAAATTTTCTGATTATTTCTCTATTTTTCACGTTACTAAACATGAAGTCCTAAACTGCTACAGTGATGCAACCTCCCCATGTTAGacacaaaaaacttaaaaaagttattaattgggcattttctatacaatgacaCACGATGTGtggtgaaaaacaaaaatatttaaatttaacaaaatgtcagactttgaaaaccaaaagggagaatttgcttaaaattaaatgatttttcgTCCGCCGAAACTACACTTTTCATAGAATCGAAAAAGTTAATGGGCAATGTATACAAAATAAGCAGAAAACAGTCAAGGCGATCGGATGATTTGTCTTCGAAAACAACTTTGGTACATGCGATTTTaaggaaaacgcgtttaaagataaaCTGATTGAACTGAGCGGATACAATCTACACtgtgacaaaaaatattaaatattttaatattcatttaatATATAAGTACGCTAGGTTTAAAGGCATAGAATCTATCTATGTATCTATACTATAGAGTTAATCATAAACATAAACTACCGACAACATCTAAAATTTCATTAGTTCTCTGAACAGTAGGTCAGTTTGAGAATCTCTGCCAAATATCTGTGTAGCTAGGCGGAATCCTCTCAAATGGATATGTACAGagctttaaaacttttttaaaaacaaatcgggaaagaaaaatgcacaaaatatcCGCGATTCccaatgtttttattatatgctaATCTGTCAATAAAATCATGTCGAAACTGACACCACCTATCCACGGATTATTGTTGTCATCATTCTCAATATTTTTCGCAAACATCTTGCAATTAACATTGAAAAGCTGGTCTTGtggtatatttataatttgtatcGTTACAATATGGTCGTAATTACCCTGAGAGTAAGAGGAACCATTATATGTCTTATACGCGTGTTGTTGCTGGGTGTTTATTTGCTCCATGGGTATTGAACGTGATTGAGGAAAATATTCGATATTAACCCAAGAATTCGATTTGCATGATATCCATAGACGTCCCTTACGTTTGTCTGGAGAAAGACTGTCaatgactttttttaaaacGCGTTCTCTGCTTTGCAGTTCCTGAGCATTTTCAATGGGATCCACTTGAAAGCCCGCGATTCGGTTAACTTTCAGGAATACACACGGATTACGAGTCTTGTAACCATAAGAATCATTCACACTGCAATTACCGAACTCGCGACGCGTaccaaatttttcaagaaagGTATTTATATTGGTAACAATAAGTTCGACGTCCTTCTTCTCGTAAGCATTCCAAGATATACGGTTAAGATAATAGGATTCATAGTTGGGGTAGTAAACTAAGGAAGGCTGCAATTTCGATGCTCGCGGAGCACCCTCTGGCAACGTTAGTTTATATATCGTAaagcaaatgtaaaaaaagatgGATAATCCCGCATAAAATATTGCATAGTACAATATTGTTTCTATCCAATAGGTCACTCCCCTTATAAACGGTGTATCACTGACTGTTTTATTATGCGATTGCACATCTTGTTTCTTGACTGCTTCTTTCGTTTTCTTCCTGCTTTCCTCGTTTTCCTTTTCAGGTTTATTGGGACGCTGCGGAGGTTGTTTCTTAACGCTGCTGACTTTTTGTTTTGACCCACTTATCAGAGCTAAAGCGTTTTCAGCATTTTCGCGTCGAAATCGTTTAACGAGCACATACGTTCCAGCGTTCTCAAAcataacttatttattttaaaaatattgaagaacattTGATTGCTAAAACGTATTTACTTTGTTCGGAAAAATGTTCAATACATCTGTCAGATTTAGGAAAAAGGAAATTAGACCCAAAATGCAGCATTATGACAACATCCTTATATAATTGTATAGTACAGATTCTACAAATCAAAGTTGAGTGTTGCTGGTTACGTTACTGCGGTTTAGTAAAATAAGCTCCAGTAAGATCGGCTCCTTTTTCACCACTGTCTCCTTGTCCAAATTGTACCGCATTGCGAACGAGCTGGGGATCCTCAAGCTCTGTTCAACAACTACTTAGAACGGAGAAGATTAACTAAATTACATACTTGTTCTTAGCGAAGTTTAGGAGTTCTTATTAGACATTCTCCAATAGACATTCATGCGGTAAGGCAAAAATCTGTCGAACGCAATTTGTCAAAGAGCTCTTTGTGCTCCGTTGTCCAGCTGTTGCAAGACTGcggttgaaacatctcggtagtcatatttttgttaaaccaAGAACCGAATTTGGTATTGGTCACATCAAAAAATTGAGATAGGTTCAAAGCGCCAACCATGTTGAACCCTTTTGTCGAGTATGTTCGACATTTTAACGTGATCGGTGGAGAGTGTCTTCGGTTATTATAGTATAAACGTAACTCTTCAGCGATTCCGCAAATTTGATagacataaattttttcatcacGCCTCCGAATATGCTGAAAGTTCGTTTGATGACACTAATATTGATCGATTGACGAAAATACTTACTTAATCCCAAATAGTAATGAGTCCAGACTGAATTCTGTCACAGCAGTTTTTCAAGCCTTGCCGATTTCCATTGTGGTTTATCGGTGCGAAAAAGCTAACGGCAAAACTTCATAGACAtgggaatatatgtacatatgtacgtagtgCTAATAAGGAAAATTCTTTCTTATGTGTGCAaacaatgtacatatttgtttcaCTATCTACATGTATGTGGGAGTGTGTGTGAGCAAGAATATGAATTCCTAGTGCATTAAATCGTTTTTAGTTTCCAATTccgcttttgtattttttgattttacgcCTGCCGAACAATTCACAGCCTACGTTACCGTATTGTGCTGCAGCACTTGAAATAATTACAATTGCCTGCTGCGCTAGTGATGGTTGTAAGCCTACGAAAAGTGCATaatgttgcaaataaattaaaattcgacTTTGCGAGGTTACCCACAAATCAGACGCAGCAGAAAGTGCCGTGTTGCATAGATGCGACGAATGCAAAATAGATTGCGGTGGATGTGTTTTGCACTGTTCGGAGACGCAGGCACGCAGATCATGAGTCGTCAAGCTGTAAGCGGGAGACGGGAGCTGTTTGCCAAACTTATCACAGCCCACAACTCAAATGCACTTGGCAGAGCGCAGATAATGCGCTCTTATTACCAAAGATTAGGAAGaacgaaaaaatgcaaaaaaacgcaTGGCAACTCacaaaaattgtagaaatatgCCTAACAAGCGGAAATATGTGCACATCATGCAATATTTACCGCTGCACCAACGACGATGCCGATGACTGTACTTATGGCAGGCGGAAAGGAACGGAAGGGGGACGCAAAAATCATTGTACTGAATAAGTGCAGCGTATCTTTCTAATTGAAAAGTTGGCTGCTGCACCGAATTGCATCTCGTGAAATGCAAACTTCGCGGTGGCTACACCACTTTGTTTCCATATATGCAGAGGCCGGGATGCGAACGCCAGCTCATGAGGGCAACCCAAGGCAATTGCAATTTACGTCCAACATACGTCTGCTTTGTTGCGCCGGCCAATTTCAATTGAAGCCCAATCCTCGAAGCGACTCAgcatttgaaatttgattttcactttttaccCATTGCTTTTCGCAGCACATACCAACCTGCAGCCAGCCATTTCTACATGTGTGTTTATACGCAAGGATGCGAGGATAATAAATATCTACTTTTGTGCTTATTCGTTCGACCGGTATTAGTGAGTGCCGGTCGCTGCGCCGATCACGACTTTTAGACTGTTGACTTAAACGTACGTGTATGCTTTGCTGCTGCATTGCTAACAAGAATgcaagaaaaatgaaaatgaaaatgaaaatcctGAATTGCATTCAGTGCAAACAAAACCGCCACGGAAAGTTCATTATTTGCAATTTCGCAAGCTCATCCAGTGGCCAATGAGTGGCGTGGAAGACGCGATCGATTCATAAATTGCTGCGCTGTGGCTTGGGCCGTCACATGCAACCAAAGGCAGTTTGGCTAAATGTCGCTGAGTAGAACCGTTCAGAATAGGTGGCAGCAGCGGCCATTTTGTGTTGGCGTGGCGTTGCACTTTTGGCTTTGATTGCGTTTGGTCGATGCAAACTTTGTTGGACTGTCGGTCTACCCGAAATCTATGTAAAAACCCAAGCAGTAGGCTTGCAATGCAGTGCATTGCAGTCTCATGTTGAAACTTGCCTGTATGCGTTATGTACTTGGGGCCCTCAAATTTTGCGCGCTGCGAGACATAAACTGCATACGTATGTTTGTTTAGCTGTTGTGCTGTACACATATAAATGCAATTGCAACCCCAAAGAAAACATTTGTAATACTAGTAAGTATTTTTGCTCATGCTTTGTTTTCTCCAAGTTTTTTTACGTACACTCACTCACGTCCAGTATTGGCGCACGGTGGGGGCAGCTTGCATGcggtatgtacataagtgctCCTAAAATGCATTTTTGGCATTGCTTATGCGCTTCTCTTTGGTTGGCGATGCATCCCCAAAACCATAAACACTTGCGAATATGTACTCATACCACATTTGCTGCATTTTATGCACAGTGCTCATGCCAAACACTTCTGTTACAGTACTCCCGAACTGATTCGGGCacggttaaaaattaaaaaattatatttcaaattgtcCATTTATAGCGGTTTGAATTTAGCAAACTTTTGTAGAACCATTACAATATTGAACTGGTCAGAGTTATACCTCCTTTGGGTGGACCTATGGTAAGTGTAATATGTTGATATTGTTGTAATACTAGAGGCGATATTATTCTCAAACTTGACATATACTACAATGTAACTAAGAAACATTAAAAGCGCATAAAATCTTGACTACCAATTACTCATAGCAATCCACTCATTCCAATATCAGCCTCCCAATTTAGGTTTGAGGAATCGAATGGTACACCGACTTTAGTGCAACAAGAAATGAGTATGGTATTTGAATACATGTGTTCTCGTACCATGGCTTGAACATTAAATGCGCCTTTATTCATTCCTGAATACATTGCTGCGTCCAAAGTCTGTGCATCGTTCAACATGTCGCTGTACTTTGATTTGGTTCTTTCGGGATGTTGACATGCTCATACGAAACTGACCGCTATCAACTCCATGCCATTACGAATATTCATgagtttttgtttgtatgttttataGTCTGTTCTGATTCCAAATGTTGATAAGAATGAGTTGCATGGTCAAATATACTTGTACCTCATACCGAATTTGGTCCTGATATGGCGGGTcgattctaatttttttttgcttaaaaagaTGCCTTGGTTAGTTTTAGTTCattaaatttgtgaattttataCCCTATACTGTATACGGTGTATTAAGTTTCCATGAAGCTTAGTTGATGTCAGTAACTACATCTGCTGAATTTACACGAACTAACCCCTCAGTTGTTCAGATATTCGCACACTTCTCCTTAAGAATCCGCCCATTTGTTGGAATtgcgatatcggactactatagtatataactgttccacaaactgaacgataaaaattaagttcttgtatgggtgGGGTGTAGGGTATGCACCAATCTTggcgaaaatttaaatatatcagCGACGTTTACATAACCAAAAGAGGTCCGTGTTAAGTTCTTACTAATGACTGACATATCAGCACCGTTtccaaaagttttgaaatgagAACTCACTCTCAGTAAAATGATAACGCCAACAAGAAAAACAGTCTTTATACTTTCTTGGTGTTGAAAGGTGAAAACTCATATACTTATTGAACAAACGTTCTTCCATTAGGAAAGTTAGAAAAAAACTGCTGCAATGTCTGCAAGTATTTTAACACCTTTCAATAGGTTTATGCCAAAAGTGTACAAAGTAACAGCAGGAGCGAAATTTTCAGCTGCATCCACAGATAATAATAAGTAATGCAGAAACTACAAGCTGAGCAATTGTTTGTTCAACTCTAAACCACACATTCAAAACCACACTAATGCATCCAACTTCGAGCTCTCCTCCGCAGAAGTCATTTTACAAAATTCGCTTGGAAATTTTGCTAGGAATACTTTTATGAGAGTACGGAAAAATTAACACAAGATAAATTCACGTTGATTTTGGGGAAACAATTCATAATTGATATACGACTTCGGGTCGCGCTTCTCTTCAAAGCAGATGGAATCTTCAGCTATCAAAGCGAATGGGAAACCGCAATTTCCTATCGCGATGGCAGCACAACCCTTTAAATCTTGGCAACCCGCAAGTGGCAGGAACAATAGGACTGTCAATGGAAAAGTGAAAGTAACAAAGCGTCGAATGAAGACAAACACCATTTGCGTGCGAAAATTCTTTGTTGTGGAATGCGATCTCCACAGAATTGTCTTCTGATCGTCAGCTTATAGAATACAGAAAACACTTGagatatttttcaacttttcattAACCATAATAACACGGGTGAGTATTTCTATTGCAACTCCTAAAACTGCTGATCATGCTTATCATTCAGCGAAACATTTCTGTCCTTAAATTTCGCACATGTGTGACAAAAGTGCGTAAAATCCATCCGTTGTGAGTGTAAATCCCTTGAACTCGTTTTGCATCTAATGCTGGCAGCACATTATCGATTCGAACGCACgcacaaaagcaaaattttccaTTATTGGAAACAATAAGAACATTCTTTTTGTGTCTTGTGTTACTATTTTATTGACAGAGTTTTCGGCATATTGTTGATATCGCGTGCTTTGCAAATATAAATCCGTTTCTGGACCTTGTATTTACATCCGATGCTTTTTGCGAACCATTAGGATGTACCTCACTTTCCTTAACATATGTAAATTCGGCTAAATAAGCTGCAAGTGTCGCTAATTTCGTAACTAAAGTTTATAGTTTTGCGTTTGCTCCACACCATCGCAAATTTGTTTGCTATGTTGAAAAAGTGGTTATCTACATAGTTAAGACCGAAAGCGGCTCActttgtacttatgtatgtacatatatgactaTAAATCGTAAGAGCACAAATTATACCAAACTAACAGTTAtagatcaaaaaaataattttaagcaatgaAACCCCGACacatttctaaatatgtatgtacttacatacatacatacatacatacatatgaatatgcattaaagagcattgaaacaaaatattagCTACAAACGATCGGCagaaattacaaatacaataaaaaatgcaaatttttctaCAAAGAAACTGCGCATAACTAATGGTGACACAATAGTGCAAGCAATGTTGACACAATTGCAATGTAGTCATAGAACCATtttacgagtacatatgtatatcactcATTCCCTTTCGCACACTTGATACTTATGAATGCGACAGGATTGGACCTCAAACCCattcaaaaaagaaaaccaaTTTAATCGGTGTGCCATGCATACACTTGTTTTTCCTTTCATAACAACTTTACAGGTACCCGATGGTTCATTCATCCCTATTTGGATAAGCCTAATGCCTTCTATTGTTCCATGAGTTCATCTTTTAGAAAAACAATATTGCTCACACGTGCAAATTTTCCTCTAAGCTGGCACCGCTTTGCATATTTTGGCAAATAGAAATTAATTCTTCATTATTTTAGGTTCAATAGTGTTAAGTTTTGAGCAACATTGTCAACcttcacagcaacaacaaggtATAAGTAACGAGGTATGtgcttcgaaaaaatattttatctcatCTAAATGTATCACCTGAAATGTAAAATCTgagaaattaaatatgtaacttTTTAATCATTGTACTAGATACTGAACTCTGAACTGATTTCTTCTCATTCCTTTTCTGTTGCTTGTTTTATTGCGGTAAAGTTAATTAAtagcaagaaaaaaagttaacttcagctgcaccgaagctgatatacccttcacaggtgcatttcttttagtaactatgtgtccagtttgtattgaagctatatgctatagtaattcgatctgcacaattttttcgaagattatgtcattaccttaagcagtaatccatgtcaaatttcgtgaagataccacgtcaaatacaaaagttttccatacaagaacttgattccgatcgttcggtttgtattacagctatatgttgtagtggtccgatatcgacagttccgacaaatgagtagcttcttgaagagaaaatgacgtttgcaaaatttcaaaacgatatcttaaaaactgagggactagttcgtatacatatatacagacagacggacggacagacggacggacatagctaaatcgactcagctcaacatactgttcatgtatatatatactttatagggtctccgacgcttccttctgggtgttacagacTTTgtcgcaaacttaatataccctgtttagggtataactACGTAAATATTGCTGTTAACtctttataaacttttattcaTTCGATTATTATACCcggaacagggtatattaagtttgccacgaaactGTCCCTGATTTTTCCTTTTCTCAGCAAGAAGTGTTGGGTTAACGGTGcattctccaaagaaattgttcagatcggagcactatataGTAGAATATATGTAGTTGCCATACccactgaccgatcaaaatcaagtttttttcgAAGGAATCGTTTGCATTTATGAAGAGTATTGGAACTTCGGTactaccgaagttaacattttttttgttttccatttaacTTTGGTCTTTCTTCATACCTTCCCATGCTTTTTCTTGTCGTTTTCTGATTTGTTATTCGACCACCAATTGGTGGCAAAGTCTTCAAGCCGTACCGCTCTCGAGCTGTCATTTGCCGAACGAAAATAACGAAATGGGATTGTAGTAGGCCTTATAGCTTTTTGTGTAACAAGCGTTGCACAGTCATTGCTGTTGGCCTGCAGCAAGTGTTTGATaataaattgtgaattttaTGTAAGTATTGCAGCAACAAGAGGATTGATTAAAAGCACCATGCAACGTTTCATTTGCCGGTTTCATTTTCTTCCTTAGTCTTCGTACGCTTCTACTTTTCCATTTACTGTCCTTATTCCGTtacattcaaatatttgtaCGCATATTGTGCACTGcctctttgtttttgtagcgaAATAATTCATTTCGCCTGATCATTATGACAAATGTTGTTGGAAACGCTTTAGAGCGCCTTAAATGCTTTTCCCCACAAATAATTCATTGACTTTTACGTCCCTCCTTCTCTCATAGttgcaagatgaagaaggtgtcAATAGAGAATCTCTGTagattaaaaatgttgaaagcttttcttAATTTAACGCAATGAAACTAGCTTTGTGTGTTGAGATTGATTGCAACCGCTTTTAGTAACCAGGAACAAGTAAATGATTGATTACAAGTATATTTGTAGCAATGTTCAATGCAAATCCTTGAGGTTAGTTTATTGATTCCAACAATTATTATGGAGGCATGATGCGCTCACTGCACATACAGTTACATACTAAGTATTAAATACACGTTTGATAATTCAATCTCAATTACCGCTAAAAATAGGTGCTTCCACACCACTAACTGTTCTTTTATGTAACAAATTTCTATTAGcaaataacaatataaatgCTTAATGCGAATACACGTCAGCAGGCAACTTGCTtccttacacacatacacccaaaGAACAACAAATAGGCACAGTTAACCCGCAGCGCGTATCGTAGACCTCAAGTATTCACACCTGAAAGAGCATCTCCGCTGCATTTCCAACGATGAGTTAGACAACAGCAGGAATTGCACTGGTGGCACTCCTTATTGCGCCAAACAATACAAACATCAAAGACAGCAGATGACGGTGTTAGAAT comes from the Bactrocera neohumeralis isolate Rockhampton chromosome 2, APGP_CSIRO_Bneo_wtdbg2-racon-allhic-juicebox.fasta_v2, whole genome shotgun sequence genome and includes:
- the LOC126764395 gene encoding sodium/potassium-transporting ATPase subunit beta-1-like, with protein sequence MFENAGTYVLVKRFRRENAENALALISGSKQKVSSVKKQPPQRPNKPEKENEESRKKTKEAVKKQDVQSHNKTVSDTPFIRGVTYWIETILYYAIFYAGLSIFFYICFTIYKLTLPEGAPRASKLQPSLVYYPNYESYYLNRISWNAYEKKDVELIVTNINTFLEKFGTRREFGNCSVNDSYGYKTRNPCVFLKVNRIAGFQVDPIENAQELQSRERVLKKVIDSLSPDKRKGRLWISCKSNSWVNIEYFPQSRSIPMEQINTQQQHAYKTYNGSSYSQGNYDHIVTIQIINIPQDQLFNVNCKMFAKNIENDDNNNPWIGGVSFDMILLTD